In Caldicellulosiruptor morganii, the following proteins share a genomic window:
- a CDS encoding DUF6364 family protein, producing the protein MREYQNITLSLSKELIQKVKHIAVERNTSISALLTSLLEELVNREESYQKVYLQNLNLLEEGFNLGTGGAITWRREDLYERK; encoded by the coding sequence ATGCGTGAATATCAGAACATTACTTTATCTCTTTCCAAGGAACTTATTCAAAAGGTAAAGCATATTGCTGTTGAAAGGAATACATCCATTTCTGCGCTGCTTACAAGCTTATTGGAAGAGCTTGTAAATAGGGAAGAGTCATATCAAAAGGTTTATCTGCAGAATCTTAATCTTTTAGAAGAAGGATTTAACCTTGGAACAGGTGGAGCAATCACTTGGAGGAGAGAAGATTTATATGAAAGAAAATAA
- a CDS encoding ISNCY family transposase has translation MTNFIKAQKQKFLKIFMTIEKVIKDLGLKIKNNKRGRPKKFKLSHIIACFVYKVKNRINSFRELEYKINEDEEFRKVIGIEKSPDHSYFSKWAKMIEEEYIEAIARILVREIDPKTRVCAIDSTPLRSSRGDREAGVGRCVSLGFYNGYKLHVLATVEDEVIPIVWWLTCANIHDSKAVELLYEAKIFGPDVILADAGYDCTKWFDVADRLGIKFVAGINKRNTKDFNNVKNILRAQNIEFLRSKEGQRVYKQRIKIERLFGKLKGEYNLEQVRLRGFRTYKRHVDWIMVTYLIELYIQKIENCKFSFKYAWNNL, from the coding sequence ATGACTAATTTTATTAAAGCACAAAAACAAAAATTTTTAAAGATATTTATGACAATTGAAAAAGTAATAAAAGATTTAGGATTGAAGATAAAAAACAACAAAAGAGGAAGACCGAAGAAATTTAAGCTGAGCCATATAATAGCTTGTTTTGTTTATAAAGTCAAAAATAGGATAAACAGCTTTAGGGAATTAGAGTACAAGATAAATGAAGATGAAGAATTTAGAAAGGTCATAGGAATAGAAAAGAGCCCCGATCATTCATATTTTTCAAAATGGGCTAAAATGATTGAAGAAGAATATATAGAAGCAATAGCAAGAATTTTAGTAAGAGAAATAGATCCCAAGACAAGAGTTTGTGCTATAGATTCTACACCTTTGAGAAGCTCGAGGGGTGATAGAGAAGCAGGAGTAGGAAGATGTGTTAGTTTAGGTTTTTACAATGGGTATAAATTACATGTGCTAGCAACAGTTGAAGATGAGGTCATACCGATAGTATGGTGGTTGACATGTGCAAATATTCATGATAGTAAAGCGGTAGAACTTTTGTATGAAGCTAAGATATTTGGACCTGATGTAATATTAGCAGATGCAGGTTATGATTGTACAAAGTGGTTTGATGTGGCTGATAGACTTGGAATAAAGTTTGTAGCGGGTATAAATAAGAGAAATACTAAGGATTTTAACAATGTCAAAAATATTCTGAGAGCACAAAACATAGAATTTTTAAGAAGTAAAGAAGGACAAAGAGTATATAAGCAAAGGATAAAAATTGAAAGATTATTTGGGAAGCTGAAAGGAGAATATAATTTAGAACAAGTACGGCTAAGAGGTTTTAGAACATATAAGAGACATGTTGACTGGATAATGGTTACTTATTTGATAGAGCTTTATATTCAAAAAATTGAAAACTGTAAATTTTCTTTTAAATATGCATGGAATAATTTATAG
- a CDS encoding ISNCY family transposase yields MFNNKPKQLSFLDLFSHLKASALYKPESLLGLFNKFINLSDYIPSSFYNAYYKYFGKHRCFSLESMLLCFFVQKLLKLNTLTQLRAVLLNSYELRSFCNLNGNVPSISTFSRFRKIFNNEIHKLFQNISIHAHNISLRQSPELASILIFDTTGIVPKVRENNPKFIQSLLKNTSKANPELSSDKIYSLVYSSLPKTANANSNIRLMFVNGHFCWALKFAVITNALGIPLALVPLFNSDSPSSDPQEAKAISDSKALFPSLETLFSYIPKNFSTFIADSALDAHNIYSTLKNTFNFSKIIIPLNPRASKNTTPTSDPNIVISEDGVPICKKFNQPFKPEGKCQGKNRSVRLKWVCPMSCYKDGKRICSCPQPCTNSKSGRMFYTYPDDFRSSPGINRNSQEFLDLYNKRVAVEQTIYHLKSYMGSDVICTYDHISIFSDFLLSAITYSLLFILAHNIKLYCSKLTIKKLNKLKKLIA; encoded by the coding sequence ATGTTCAACAACAAACCTAAACAACTTTCTTTCCTCGATCTATTCTCCCACCTAAAGGCTTCGGCTCTCTACAAGCCTGAAAGCCTCTTGGGCTTGTTCAATAAATTCATCAACTTATCAGACTACATACCTTCTTCTTTCTACAATGCCTACTACAAATACTTTGGTAAGCATAGATGCTTCTCCTTAGAATCTATGCTCCTTTGCTTTTTTGTCCAAAAATTACTCAAACTCAATACTCTTACTCAGCTCCGCGCTGTGCTTCTTAACTCCTATGAACTTCGTTCATTCTGTAACTTAAATGGTAATGTTCCCTCTATTTCAACCTTCTCTCGCTTCAGAAAAATCTTCAACAACGAAATCCATAAACTTTTTCAAAATATCTCTATCCATGCACACAATATTTCTCTTAGGCAATCCCCTGAACTTGCTTCAATCTTAATCTTCGATACAACCGGTATTGTCCCAAAGGTCCGTGAAAATAACCCTAAATTCATTCAATCTCTCTTGAAAAATACCTCAAAAGCTAACCCTGAGCTGTCCTCTGATAAAATCTACTCTCTTGTTTATTCTTCCTTGCCTAAAACTGCTAATGCTAATTCTAATATCCGTCTTATGTTCGTAAATGGCCATTTCTGCTGGGCTTTAAAATTCGCTGTCATTACCAATGCTCTCGGTATTCCTTTGGCTTTAGTACCTCTGTTTAACTCTGACTCTCCTTCTTCTGACCCTCAAGAAGCAAAGGCTATCTCTGACTCTAAAGCTTTATTTCCTTCGCTCGAAACTCTATTCTCTTACATTCCCAAAAATTTCTCCACTTTCATCGCTGACAGTGCCTTGGATGCACATAACATCTACTCAACTTTAAAAAACACTTTCAACTTCTCCAAAATCATTATCCCTCTAAATCCAAGAGCCTCTAAAAATACTACACCTACTTCAGACCCTAATATCGTTATATCTGAAGATGGTGTCCCTATCTGCAAAAAGTTCAATCAACCTTTTAAACCTGAAGGCAAATGTCAGGGTAAAAATCGTTCTGTGCGTCTTAAATGGGTCTGCCCCATGTCTTGTTATAAAGACGGCAAACGCATTTGCTCTTGCCCTCAACCTTGTACTAACTCTAAATCTGGCAGAATGTTCTACACTTACCCTGACGATTTTCGCTCTTCCCCAGGTATCAACAGAAATTCTCAAGAGTTTTTAGACCTCTACAATAAACGTGTCGCTGTAGAGCAGACTATTTATCACCTAAAATCCTATATGGGCTCCGATGTCATCTGTACTTATGACCATATTTCTATCTTCTCTGATTTTTTACTCTCTGCAATTACTTACTCACTTTTGTTTATCCTTGCTCACAATATCAAACTCTATTGTTCTAAATTAACTATCAAAAAGCTTAACAAACTCAAAAAACTTATCGCTTAA
- a CDS encoding radical SAM/SPASM domain-containing protein, protein MKSLIIDNCLLLLDNKDAVIFDIITGKIYKCRDSLDRIKQKIKSKSYLNIEHRYIRSQKIEWDDGFLLSVTMCSAETCNLKCKYCYANLGTYNNIDRTSKAIMTFEDYKLFFEKILKIFPRGVVNYTFFGGEPMLGFEEIVKFVEYITDVCEKNNLIKPHFAIVTNGTLIDEYAWEIFEKYHFAVTISLDGPKEVNDRMRIFRDEHQSVFDTVKHNLEKCSGRTHVLVAEATLGEFFFRNYRKNYAREYFDTFINLGFDSVSPYFAEMSNTNYMVTNDANLRDGIKQFYYDLVDYSFELLLDDNKCMSIPNFIASTIINIVTRKEKNVCAAGKKSIFYTASGDVYPCQMYYLSKYKKLGNIADENELKKNIKSYKLISRNEISECKSCFAVSFCNFWCPGASYQFANNEYAVNKVRCIIQKSIGERVIYNLALMFENEEKKAIFIRNLRKLSHLYSWKKFGGNL, encoded by the coding sequence ATGAAAAGTTTAATTATTGATAATTGTTTACTACTATTAGATAATAAAGATGCCGTGATATTTGATATAATTACAGGGAAAATATATAAATGTCGTGATAGTTTAGATAGAATTAAACAAAAGATAAAAAGTAAGAGTTACTTGAATATAGAACATCGCTATATCAGATCTCAAAAAATAGAATGGGATGATGGTTTTTTATTATCGGTAACGATGTGTTCAGCAGAAACTTGTAATTTAAAATGTAAATATTGCTACGCAAATTTAGGAACATACAATAATATCGACAGAACTAGTAAAGCTATAATGACATTTGAAGATTACAAGTTATTTTTTGAAAAAATACTAAAAATTTTTCCGCGGGGGGTTGTTAATTATACATTTTTTGGTGGCGAACCTATGCTTGGATTTGAGGAAATTGTTAAGTTTGTTGAATATATAACAGATGTATGTGAAAAGAATAATTTAATTAAACCGCACTTTGCAATAGTAACAAACGGTACTCTTATCGATGAATATGCATGGGAGATATTTGAGAAATATCATTTTGCTGTTACTATCAGTTTAGATGGTCCTAAAGAGGTTAATGATAGAATGCGAATTTTTCGTGATGAACATCAAAGTGTTTTTGATACTGTTAAGCATAATCTTGAGAAATGCTCAGGTAGAACTCATGTGTTAGTCGCGGAAGCAACATTAGGTGAGTTTTTTTTCAGAAATTATAGAAAGAATTATGCAAGAGAGTATTTTGATACATTTATAAATCTGGGATTTGATTCGGTTTCACCATATTTTGCAGAAATGAGTAATACCAATTATATGGTAACAAATGACGCTAATTTGAGAGATGGAATAAAACAGTTTTATTATGATCTTGTTGATTATTCATTTGAACTTCTACTAGATGATAATAAATGTATGTCAATTCCAAATTTTATAGCCTCAACAATCATTAATATTGTGACACGCAAGGAAAAAAATGTGTGTGCTGCAGGAAAGAAAAGTATATTCTACACTGCTTCAGGTGATGTTTATCCTTGTCAAATGTATTACTTGTCAAAATATAAAAAATTGGGGAATATAGCTGATGAGAATGAACTGAAGAAAAATATCAAATCTTATAAGCTAATTTCCAGAAATGAAATAAGCGAGTGTAAAAGCTGCTTTGCTGTTTCTTTTTGTAATTTTTGGTGTCCTGGAGCCTCCTATCAATTTGCTAATAATGAGTATGCTGTAAATAAAGTTCGTTGTATAATTCAAAAATCTATTGGTGAAAGAGTCATTTACAATCTTGCGTTAATGTTTGAAAATGAAGAAAAGAAGGCTATTTTTATACGCAATCTAAGAAAATTGTCACATTTGTATTCATGGAAAAAATTCGGAGGTAATCTATAA
- a CDS encoding site-2 protease family protein, translating to MELCKRGRYKIVDDISLTRQESLFNEFFYLLGSKSKNSYIKIPINLVKYCEDIIDKLDGNHSIEEIEDILSRKYGENIDVFMFVKKISQAGLIEGFEKEIDDEMSIFGLTLIKKDINLINNVFYVISNYVYSVFRHYKIVLCIIFFEIIYAFIYMILNKYTLIEILTNTDVITLSVGVTWLLTGLCFLLHEIGHAIAAIANGIKIKTFSFGLYLGLIPMFYFTYDDLKPASPKIKFRVTVAGIYTNLICAGLCLLLLELPFVSENAYKVLSLFLILNVYMIVGNLLPFKLCDGYYILSILLNKYDLRITLIKLLISFKGINDVSRRARKLVISYAIFSFVTFALSIYSFYIHIYNCFYLGNYMYGLFILTIFAITIIVTVVNIVLKSKGGKIR from the coding sequence ATGGAATTATGTAAGAGAGGACGTTATAAAATTGTAGATGATATTTCTCTTACAAGGCAAGAAAGCTTATTTAATGAGTTTTTTTATTTACTTGGGAGCAAAAGCAAAAATTCCTATATAAAGATTCCAATAAACTTGGTAAAATATTGTGAAGACATAATTGACAAACTCGATGGTAATCATTCGATCGAAGAGATAGAAGATATATTGTCCAGAAAGTATGGTGAAAATATTGATGTTTTTATGTTTGTCAAAAAAATATCTCAAGCTGGGTTGATAGAAGGATTTGAGAAGGAAATTGACGATGAAATGAGTATATTCGGATTGACGTTGATAAAAAAAGATATTAATTTAATCAACAACGTTTTTTATGTTATATCAAATTATGTTTATTCTGTTTTTAGGCACTACAAAATAGTATTATGTATAATATTTTTCGAGATCATATATGCTTTTATTTACATGATATTGAATAAATATACTTTAATAGAAATTTTAACTAATACTGATGTTATCACTTTAAGTGTTGGAGTTACCTGGTTATTAACAGGATTGTGTTTTTTGTTACATGAGATAGGTCATGCGATAGCTGCAATAGCTAATGGTATTAAAATTAAAACATTTTCATTTGGTTTGTATCTAGGCTTAATACCAATGTTTTATTTTACATACGATGATTTAAAACCTGCGTCACCTAAAATTAAATTTAGAGTAACGGTTGCCGGTATATATACTAACCTTATATGTGCAGGGTTGTGTTTATTATTATTAGAACTTCCTTTTGTGTCGGAAAATGCTTATAAAGTTCTCAGTTTATTTCTGATATTGAATGTATATATGATAGTAGGCAATTTGCTTCCATTTAAGTTATGTGACGGCTACTATATTTTGTCAATATTGCTCAATAAATATGACTTGAGAATAACTTTAATAAAACTTTTAATATCTTTTAAGGGTATTAATGATGTAAGCAGAAGAGCGAGAAAATTAGTAATATCCTATGCGATTTTCTCTTTTGTAACATTTGCATTATCTATTTATTCTTTTTACATTCATATATATAACTGCTTTTATTTAGGCAATTACATGTATGGACTGTTTATATTGACAATATTTGCTATTACTATTATTGTAACAGTTGTAAATATTGTGTTGAAATCTAAAGGAGGGAAAATCCGTTGA